The genomic region TCCGTCTCAATGCCGCGATAGAATGCTTCGACGAGGGCGTAAAACGGGGCGTCGCCGCCGACCTTTTCGTAGATCTCAACTGTTGGGTCATCCATGGTTTTATTATACCTGCGACAAACGCGCGAGAGATTTGATAGTAATTTTCTCGCAAATCCGGAACTTAAGGAATGCGTTTTGTGGTTATTGGCGTGTGCGCCGGCGTTTTAGGGTTTCAATTCAGAAGCGCTCCCGGTATAATTACCGGTGGCTTTTGGCGCCGAAGCAGGCGCCCCGCTCCCTGGCCGAGGCCGGATGAGCGGCAGAGTTGATCTTTTCGCTGAAAGCATGCACACGACAGATATTGTTTGGAGGAAAACGATGCCCCAGGTATTACCCGCCCTGCCCTACGCGTTCAACGCCCTTGAGCCGCATATCGATGCGCAGACCATGGAAATCCATCACGACAAGCATCACGCCGCCTACGTGAACAACTTGAACGCCGCGATCGAGAAGCATCCCGAACTTGGCGACAAGACGGCGGAAGAGCTGATCAAGGACCTCGGCGCCGTTCCCGAAGACATTCGCCCGGCCGTCCGCAACAACGGCGGCGGCCATGTGAACCACTCCCAGTTCTGGGAGACCCTGACCCCGGGCGGCGCGACCGCTCCGACCGGCGCGCTGGCCGACGCCATCAACGCGACCTTCGGGAGCTTTGACGCCTTCAAGACCGCGTTCAACGACGCCGGCGTCAAGCGCTTCGGCAGCGGCTGGGCGTGGCTTGTCCAGGGCGCCGACGGCAAGCTGGCGATTGTCAGCACCCCGAACCAGGACAACCCCATCACCGACGGTCACACCCCGATCCTCGGCAACGATGTCTGGGAGCATGCGTACTACCTGAAGTATCAGAACCGCCGCCCGGAGTACCTGGCCGCCTTCTGGAACGTCGTCAACTGGGACATCGTCGGCGCTCGCTACGACGCCGCCGCGTAATCGTCTCTCGTAAGAACGAATATGGGGACGCCGGATATTTCCCGCGTCCCCATATTCGTTTCGAGAATTGACGCCCTTACTGTGCAAGTGCTATACTACGCTTAGAATTCACCAGGTTTTTCGGGAGAATCGCGATGTCCGCTAACGAAATCAGCGCCGGTCTTACGGAAAAGGTCAACGAGTATCGGATGATGAGCGCGCCGCTCGAACAGGCGATGCGCGAATTAGAGTACGCGCAGTCGCTGCTCAAGGCGCGCGCCGAAGACGATATCTCGAAGACGGTCCCGGCGCTCGCGGCGCTCGCGGATATTCTGGACATCTCGTCCTTGGACCTGCTGACGGCGCCAGACCGGCTGGCGTTTTTGCAGGAAGCAATGCAGCGCCGGGAAATCACCGCCGAGGAAGTCGGACATCAAATGCGGGCGCAGGTGGAGTCGGCGCAGTCGCGCGATGAACTGAAAGCACTGGGCCTGGGCGAGCAGATTTCTTAGCCAAACGCCAGAAATCGCCGCTGAAATGAACAAAGGGGGAAGAAGCATCGTGCTCCTTCCCCCTTCGCTTATTAACTACCGAAATGAACGGTCCGCAAATTAATGTGTGGACGCCATCTCACCCTGCCGTGGGCGGGAAATCTGATCCCAGGTATTGTTGACGCGCTGATAACATGCGACGCGACCGTCGAGGCTCGCCGGTAGGACGTCCTCCTGCTCGAG from Capsulimonas corticalis harbors:
- a CDS encoding superoxide dismutase → MPQVLPALPYAFNALEPHIDAQTMEIHHDKHHAAYVNNLNAAIEKHPELGDKTAEELIKDLGAVPEDIRPAVRNNGGGHVNHSQFWETLTPGGATAPTGALADAINATFGSFDAFKTAFNDAGVKRFGSGWAWLVQGADGKLAIVSTPNQDNPITDGHTPILGNDVWEHAYYLKYQNRRPEYLAAFWNVVNWDIVGARYDAAA